The following coding sequences are from one Lycium ferocissimum isolate CSIRO_LF1 chromosome 3, AGI_CSIRO_Lferr_CH_V1, whole genome shotgun sequence window:
- the LOC132050566 gene encoding uncharacterized protein LOC132050566 — translation MADEAEIYDGVRAQFPLSFGKQAKSQTNLELVHNATRRTTTTTTATDGKLEASPFPSLSSSSKSWLNSLKNPKPNHEHKSSSKIIGPTRPAGFSPRNDNEEEDQDDKGGSSSSGNHKLQIPPLDEEDGAMIGPPRPAVEAKTEEDEDGEMIGPPRPPLEEEDGLMIGPPPPPSGSMGSDSEDDMEEEEEEDEQNKYRIPLSNEIVLKGHTKVVSALAVDHSGSRVLSGSYDYTVRMYDFQGMNARLQSFRQLEPSEGHQVRSLSWSPTADRFLCVTGSAQAKIYDRDGLTLGEFVRGDMYIRDLKNTKGHISGLTCGEWHPKTKETILTSSEDGSLRLWDVNDFKSQKQVIKPKLARPGRVPVTTCAWDREGKSIAGGVGDGSIQIWNLKPGWGSRPDIYVANAHSDDITGVKFSSDGRILLSRSFDGSLKVWDLRQMKEPLKVFDDLPNNYAQTNIAFSPDEQLFITGTSVEKDGTTGGMLCFFDRGKLELVSRVGISPTYSVVQCGWHPRLNQIFATVGDKREGGTHILYDPTLSERGALVCVARAPRKKSVDDFQAEPVIHNPHALPLFRDQPSRKRQREKVLKDPLKSHKPEQPISGPGFGGKIGSTKGSLLTQYLLKQGGLIKETWMEEDPREAILKHADAAAKDPKFIAPAYADTQPETLFAEPDAEEEDK, via the exons atggCCGATGAAGCAGAGATATATGATGGAGTTAGGGCACAATTCCCATTATCATTCGGTAAACAAGCTAAATCCCAAACAAATCTCGAACTAGTCCACAACGCTACTCGCCggaccaccaccaccaccaccgccaCTGACGGTAAACTCGAGGCATCACCTTTTCCTTCTCTATCTTCCTCTTCCAAATCATGGCTTAATTCACTCAAAAACCCTAAACCTAATCATGAACATAAATCTAGTTCAAAAATTATCGGGCCGACCCGTCCAGCTGGCTTCAGCCCGAGAAATGACAACGAAGAAGAGGACCAGGACGACAAGGGCGGATCTAGCTCTTCAG GAaaccataaacttcaaattccgCCTCTGGATGAGGAGGATGGTGCTATGATTGGGCCACCTCGGCCGGCCGTTGAAGCAAAGACGGAGGAGGATGAGGATGGTGAAATGATTGGGCCTCCACGACCGCCGTTAGAAGAAGAGGATGGGCTGATGATTGGGCCACCACCGCCACCATCAGGTTCAATGGGGTCAGATTCGGAGGATgatatggaagaagaagaagaagaagatgaacaaaATAAGTATCGGATACCTTTGAGTAATGAAATTGTACTGAAAGGACATACAAAG GTTGTTTCTGCTCTTGCTGTGGATCATTCAGGATCAAGGGTTCTCTCTGGTAGCTATGACTATACTGTTCGGATGTATGACTTTCAAGGAATGAATGCTCGGTTACAGTCGTTTAGACAGCTGGAACCATCTGAAGGGCATCAAGTTCGTAGTTTGAGTTGGAGCCCGACAGCAGACCGTTTCTTATGCGTTACTGGGTCAGCCCAAGCAAAG ATCTATGATCGCGATGGACTAACACTTGGGGAATTTGTTAGAGGAGACATGTATATACGTGATCTTAAGAATACGAAAGGTCATATATCTGGATTGACATGTGGAGAATGGCATCCCAAAACAAAGGAGACAATTTTAACATCCTCAGAGGATGGTTCATTGCGCCTGTGGGATGTTAATGATTTTAAGAGTCAAAAGCAG GTTATTAAACCAAAACTTGCTCGGCCTGGGAGAGTTCCTGTAACGACATGTGCTTGGGACCGGGAAGGAAAAAGCATTGCAGGTGGTGTAGGAGATGGTTCTATACAG ATATGGAATCTTAAGCCTGGATGGGGAAGCAGACCAGATATATATGTAGCAAATGCCCACTCAGATGATATTACAGGAGTCAAATTTTCAAGTGATGGCCGGATACTATTGTCAAGAAGTTTTGATGGTTCCTTAAAG GTTTGGGACTTGCGCCAGATGAAAGAACCCTTGAAAGTGTTCGATGATCTCCCAAATAATTATGCTCAAACTAACATAGCATTTAGTCCTGATGAGCAACTGTTCATAACCGGGACATCTGTTGAAAAAGATGGGACTACTGGAGGAATGCTATGCTTCTTTGATCGAGGAAAGCTAGAGCTAGTGTCGAGAGTTGGAATATCTCCTACTTACAGTGTTGTGCAGTGTGGCTGGCACCCTAGGCTGAATCAG ATCTTTGCGACAGTTGGGGATAAACGTGAAGGTGGAACACACATTTTATATGATCCAACACTGAGTGAAAGAGGAGCGCTAGTTTGTGTTGCTCGTGCACCCAGGAAAAAGTCGGTGGATGATTTCCAGGCAGAGCCAGTTATTCATAATCCACATGCATTACCCTTATTTAGAGATCAACCTAGCCGCAAGCGTCAGCGAGAGAAAGTATTGAAGGATCCACTGAAGTCTCATAAACCTGAGCAGCCAATATCAGGACCTGGTTTTGGTGGTAAAATTGGTTCAACCAAGGGAAGCTTGTTGACACAATACCTTCTTAAG CAAGGTGGCTTGATAAAGGAGACCTGGATGGAGGAAGATCCTAGAGAAGCAATCTTGAAGCATGCTGATGCTGCTGCAAAAGATCCAAAATTTATTGCCCCAGCATATGCTGATACACAGCCTGAGACACTCTTTGCGGAGCCGGATgctgaagaagaagataagTAA
- the LOC132050567 gene encoding uncharacterized protein LOC132050567 isoform X1: MAASSSSSSNLRIVVQKNPSESQLNELGIKSWPKWGCSPGKYQLKFDAQETCYLLRGKVKVSTKNSNETVEFGAGDLVIIPKGLSCTWDVSIAVDKHYKSIGNSTVAPNSCNKPCSQTSLAIVVAMLLYSVFAELLDTVLCFLDFHETKESSNFIPKPVTDFLDNKQNAQSKITKCSNLARSSAAH; encoded by the exons atggctgcttcttcttcttcatcatcaaaTCTAAGAATAGTTGTTCAAAAGAACCCCTCAGAATCTCAACTCAATGAATTGGGCATCAAATCTTGGCCTAA ATGGGGTTGTTCTCCAGGAAAATACCAACTAAAATTTGATGCACAAGAGACATGTTATTTGCTTAGAGGGAAAGTGAAAGTTTCAACAAAGAACTCAAATGAAACAGTGGAATTTGGAGCTGGAGATCTTGTGATTATTCCCAAAGGATTGAGTTGCACTTGGGATGTATCAATTGCTGTTGATAAACACTATAAGT CCATTGGCAACTCAACTGTGGCACCCAATTCTTGTAACAAACCTTGCAGCCAAACCAGTTTAGCAATTGTTGTTGCCATGCTTCTATACTCAGTTTTTGCTGAGCTTCTTGACACTGTGCTTTGCTTCTTAGACTTCCATGAGACTAAGGAATCATCGAACTTTATACCAAAACCTGTTACTGACTTCCTAGACAATAAGCAAAATGCCCAATCAAAGATCACAAAATGCAGTAATCTTGCCAGAAGTTCTGCTGCTCATTAA
- the LOC132050567 gene encoding uncharacterized protein LOC132050567 isoform X2: MNWASNLGLRKYQLKFDAQETCYLLRGKVKVSTKNSNETVEFGAGDLVIIPKGLSCTWDVSIAVDKHYKSIGNSTVAPNSCNKPCSQTSLAIVVAMLLYSVFAELLDTVLCFLDFHETKESSNFIPKPVTDFLDNKQNAQSKITKCSNLARSSAAH, encoded by the exons ATGAATTGGGCATCAAATCTTGGCCTAA GAAAATACCAACTAAAATTTGATGCACAAGAGACATGTTATTTGCTTAGAGGGAAAGTGAAAGTTTCAACAAAGAACTCAAATGAAACAGTGGAATTTGGAGCTGGAGATCTTGTGATTATTCCCAAAGGATTGAGTTGCACTTGGGATGTATCAATTGCTGTTGATAAACACTATAAGT CCATTGGCAACTCAACTGTGGCACCCAATTCTTGTAACAAACCTTGCAGCCAAACCAGTTTAGCAATTGTTGTTGCCATGCTTCTATACTCAGTTTTTGCTGAGCTTCTTGACACTGTGCTTTGCTTCTTAGACTTCCATGAGACTAAGGAATCATCGAACTTTATACCAAAACCTGTTACTGACTTCCTAGACAATAAGCAAAATGCCCAATCAAAGATCACAAAATGCAGTAATCTTGCCAGAAGTTCTGCTGCTCATTAA
- the LOC132050567 gene encoding uncharacterized protein LOC132050567 isoform X3, which translates to MAASSSSSSNLRIVVQKNPSESQLNELGIKSWPKWGCSPGKYQLKFDAQETCYLLRGKVKVSTKNSNETVEFGAGDLVIIPKGLSCTWDVSIAVDKHYKFDSSSP; encoded by the exons atggctgcttcttcttcttcatcatcaaaTCTAAGAATAGTTGTTCAAAAGAACCCCTCAGAATCTCAACTCAATGAATTGGGCATCAAATCTTGGCCTAA ATGGGGTTGTTCTCCAGGAAAATACCAACTAAAATTTGATGCACAAGAGACATGTTATTTGCTTAGAGGGAAAGTGAAAGTTTCAACAAAGAACTCAAATGAAACAGTGGAATTTGGAGCTGGAGATCTTGTGATTATTCCCAAAGGATTGAGTTGCACTTGGGATGTATCAATTGCTGTTGATAAACACTATAAGTTTGATTCATCTTCTCCTTAA